GAAGGCGACCGGCGTCAGACTGCTGCCGAGGTGGTGTGGACACATGCCCGCCCGTCCGCCGCCATGCTCGCCGCCTACGAGGACGACCCTTCCCTGGCCGCGCACCGGATGGACTTCGCCCTCCCTGCAGGAAACGCTCACCACCCTCATCGCCGGCACCCTCAACCGCGCGCCCCTGAACCCCGAGCGGCGCTCCTCCGCGCAACTCCCCCTGGAGCAAACATGCGTGTAATCATCTTCGGCGCCTCCGGCATGGTCGGACAGGGCGTACTGCGCGCCTGTCTGCTGGACGACAGCGTCACCGACGTCCTGCTGGTCGTACGCAGGCCCATGAACATGACCCACCCGAAGGTCCGCGAAGTCGTGCACGCGGACTTCGCCGACTTCTCCGCGATCCAGAGCGAGTTGCAGGGCCTGAACGCCTGCTTCTACTGCCTGGGCGTCTCGGCGGCCGGACACAAAGAAGCGGACTACACCCGTATCACGTACGACTACACGCTCGCCGCAGCCCGTGCGGTCGGCACCGACAACCCCACCCTGACCTTCGCCTACGTCTCAGGCGAGGGCACCGACAGCACGGAGAACGGCCGCGCAATGTGGGCGCGCATCAAGGGCCGTACGGAAAACGCCCTGCTGGCGACGGACCTCCACGCCTACATGTTCCGCCCCGGCTACATCCAGCCGCGCCACGGCGCGGTGTCCCGGACGGCCAGCTACCGGGCGTTGTACCGGCTCACGTCCTGGCTGTACCCCGTCCTGCACCGCCTCGCACCGCGGCACACCACCACGACCGAGCACGTCGGCCGCGCCATGCTCGCCGTCGTCGAGCGGAAGGGCGAAGGCCCGCGGATACTCACCAGCGCCGACATCAATCAACTCGGCTCGCCATGATCACGCCCTGAAAGCGGTGGGCGTCGTCATACCTTCTCGCCCCGATGCTGAGGTTATGCGTGCCGAGAACCTCTTCCGAGCACGTCAGCAGCCAGATCGGTAGCCGCGCCCTTGGGCTCCCGCGACGCTGGAACTGAACGCGTTCAAGCAGATTTCCTGGAGTCGCTGAACGCGTTCGGTCCCCGCCCTCTTTGATTTTGCCGACACCCGCACACGGGCTATGCAGCCATTCTGGAGCGGTACGGGACGCGGAGAAGAACCACTGTCAGGAATGCGGATGAGCCTGGCAACCCGCAGATCTCACGGCGCCCTTCCCCGCATCCGAAGACTGGGCAGCCTCGACGTTTCCGGCGCCACACTGCTGACGGCGATCAACGACCAGACCGTTGTGCACGAGGAGGTCTTCAAGCCGGTCGAGCCGTGGTCACCTGCCGTGACGAGGAGGCCTGGACCCCGGCCGGCCTTTGCTGATGCCGGCGGTCGAGGAGGAGGCCAGTTCCTCGACACCTCTTTGCCGGTCCTGAGGACCGGCGTGGGGAAGGTCAACGCCGCGACAGCCCTCGCGTTTCCGTTCTCGCCTGCGGACCACTTCCCTGGTACATCGTCAAACTCGTCAGTGACGATGCCAGTGACGACGCCGCCAAGGCGTGGCGGGACACCATCACGCAGTGCGCTCAGGCTCTCACGGAGTGGACGGCAGCCCACGTTCCTACGATGACCGACGCCCTGGGTCTGGCAAGTCAGCGGGACGGCCCGCCAGGGACCGCAACGTAACGCTCGCAGATTGCGTTGCCGGGGCAAGCGGACTAACGTAATAACGCAAGTGTATTGCGTTGCGATTCGTCGCCCCATCTGCGCTGCAGTTTGTGGAGCACAACCTGACAACAACGAATGGAGCTTGTCCCATGTCAAAGGTTTTCCTCGTCAGCGGTTCCTCCCGTGGACTCGGCCGCGAGATCGTCACTGCCGCCTTGGCCGCGGGCCACCGGGTGATGGCCACTGCCCGCGACCCACGGTCCCTGGAGGATCTGGTTGCCGCGCACGGCAACCAGGTTCGGGCCAGTCAGCTGGACGTGACCGACCCCGAAGCGGCCGAGCGGGTCGTGCTCGAGACCGTCGAGGCGTTCGGGCGGCTGGACGTGGTGGTCAACAACGCGGGACAGGCAGACCGCGCCTCCCTTGAGGACTCAACCTTGGAGGCGTTCCGCCGCCAGGTCGACACCAACTTCTACGGCACCGTCTATCTCAGCCGAGCCGCCCTGCCGGTCCTTCGCCGGCAAGGCGGCGGGCACATCATTCAGGTCTCATCCCTCGGCGGACGGCTCGCCAGTCCGGGGATGACCGCTTACCAGTCGGCCAAGTGGGCCGTCGGCGGATTCTCCGAGGTCCTCGCCACCGAAGTCGCGCCCCTGGGTATCAAGGTCACGGTCCTGGAACCCGGCGGCATGCGCACCGACTGGGCAGGATCGTCGATGCACATCCCGGTGGTCAGCGATCCTTACCGAAACACTGTCGGAGCCGCCGTGGAGACGATGGCCGAGTTTGCCCAGAAGGCAAACAGCGATCCCGCGAAGGTGGCACAGGCCGTTCTCACGGTCGCTGGGCTGGATGAACCCCCACTGCGCCTGCTCCTGGGCACGGACGCCTACACATACGGACGCGCGGCCTGGGCCAAGCGACTTGAGGAGGACGAGGCGTGGCGGCACCTGAGTCTCTCCACTGACCACGACGAGGCGAATGGTGACGGCACGCGGTTGCTCGACAAGTAGCGGGTGTCTGGTTCGTGACAAGGCCCCGCCAAGATCCACCGCAGCACGTCAACCGCATTTCGCCGTATCCAGACGGGCGCGCAGACCGCTGACTTCGTGGGTGAGCCCGGGGCCGATGTGGACATGGCCCTGATGCCAGCGAGCGGAGCCGCCTGTGCCCAGGGCTCGCATCAGGTTATGGGTGATCGCGGCCAGAGCGAGCCAGACGGCGTTGGTCTGGAAGTCACCAGACGGAAGGTGCGCGAGGGGTCCTTGTTTCGGGTCGGATATCGCCTGCTCGACGATTGCGTGGCGGCTGCGGAACTCAGGCTGCAGGATGGCTGTGGTTGCTGGAGACCGGCAATGACTGGCCGCTGCTCAGATACGTCATCTGACGTATGCCCGCGCCCGCCACGCAGGAGAGGGTGAATGTGCAAGGCAGCGCCAGTATTCGCTATGTCAGAGAGAGGCCCTCGATGAGTCTTCCTATGCCGCAGATTAGCCCCGACGACCCTCGATGGACGAAGCGTGGAGCCATCTACATTCCCGCTGACGAGGGGGTCACCAAGTGGGTGTCGGACAGTGTCTACTCGGTGAAGGTCCACTCGGATATCACGGACGGGCACCTCGGCTTCGTCGAAGCCCAGGTGCCACCGGGTTCCGGGCCCGTGGCGCACGTGCACAATCGCAACAGCGAGGCATTTTACCTGCTTGACGGCGAGCTGGAGTTTCTCAATGGTGACGAGAAGATCACTGCAAGGTCGGGAGACTTCATCTATGTCCCACCGGGAATCCGTCACCGCTTTCTCAACAAAAGCACCCGCCATGCCAAGATGCTCTTCCTTTTCACCCCCGGCGGCCCTGAGGCTCTGTTCATGCGCGGCGACGAACCTACGCCGGGTGTGCCGGCGCCGTTGTGGGACGCCGAGCGTTTCGCCGACTACGGCGAAGCAGTGAGTGATCTCGACATCGACTCACCTGTCCTCCCGGAAGGCTGAACCCGGATCCCCCTCCCGACGGGCCGCGCCATGGGGGCGGAGCCTGAGCCCGAGGTCACCGAGTGCCGGAGGCGACCGGAAGTGGCACCGACGGGCCGACGGAGCATGCGTGAGGAGATCGTCGACGCGGCGGTCTCTCGGTTCCACCTGAAGGGGTACATCGCGGCAGGTGTCAAGGACATCACCGATGCCGCCGGAGGGGGAAACGGTGCCCACGTCGTGCAGCTGCCGACCGGGAAGGCGTTGACCGTCCGGGCGGCGGCGGACGTGTTCCTCGACTAGCTCGGCAACCCGAACACAGTCCGGAACTACGCGATCGGGGTGCGCAAGACCGCTGAGCGGCTCGGCGAGGTCCGGCCGCTGGCATCGGTCGCGGACGACGAGATCGGCGAGGCCCTGGAACTGCTGTGGGGCACCGCGGCGGTGAACACGTGGAACTCCCGCCGGGCGGGAGTGCTGTCCTGGCTCGGCTGGTGCCATGAGCGCGGTTACGAGGGGCCGATGGTCCCGTCCTGGGCAAAGCGGCTGTCGGTGCCGGACTCCGACACCGCGACCCGCTCGAAGATGGCG
This Streptomyces misionensis DNA region includes the following protein-coding sequences:
- a CDS encoding NAD(P)H-binding protein; translated protein: MRVIIFGASGMVGQGVLRACLLDDSVTDVLLVVRRPMNMTHPKVREVVHADFADFSAIQSELQGLNACFYCLGVSAAGHKEADYTRITYDYTLAAARAVGTDNPTLTFAYVSGEGTDSTENGRAMWARIKGRTENALLATDLHAYMFRPGYIQPRHGAVSRTASYRALYRLTSWLYPVLHRLAPRHTTTTEHVGRAMLAVVERKGEGPRILTSADINQLGSP
- a CDS encoding SDR family NAD(P)-dependent oxidoreductase, producing MSKVFLVSGSSRGLGREIVTAALAAGHRVMATARDPRSLEDLVAAHGNQVRASQLDVTDPEAAERVVLETVEAFGRLDVVVNNAGQADRASLEDSTLEAFRRQVDTNFYGTVYLSRAALPVLRRQGGGHIIQVSSLGGRLASPGMTAYQSAKWAVGGFSEVLATEVAPLGIKVTVLEPGGMRTDWAGSSMHIPVVSDPYRNTVGAAVETMAEFAQKANSDPAKVAQAVLTVAGLDEPPLRLLLGTDAYTYGRAAWAKRLEEDEAWRHLSLSTDHDEANGDGTRLLDK
- a CDS encoding cupin domain-containing protein; translation: MPQISPDDPRWTKRGAIYIPADEGVTKWVSDSVYSVKVHSDITDGHLGFVEAQVPPGSGPVAHVHNRNSEAFYLLDGELEFLNGDEKITARSGDFIYVPPGIRHRFLNKSTRHAKMLFLFTPGGPEALFMRGDEPTPGVPAPLWDAERFADYGEAVSDLDIDSPVLPEG